A portion of the Granulosicoccus antarcticus IMCC3135 genome contains these proteins:
- a CDS encoding enoyl-CoA hydratase-related protein: protein MAYLKTETDTRGVTTITLNRPDHHNAMDRAFIDEFTATLSHLFSSNTRILIIRATGKNFCAGADINWMKASVKLSPEQNAADAMALSNMLDALNSFDRPTIARVSGAALGGGTGLVCCCDIVVADETAQFGFSEVRLGIIPATISPYAIAAIGPRVARRYFLTGERIDAVEAYRIRLIHDVCSSDNMDRRVNEKVSALLAGGAMAQGASKKLIADVTGKPIDEQLRTTLSQRLAHIRAEDEAQEGLAAFLEKRPTSWSKQ from the coding sequence ATGGCTTACCTGAAAACTGAAACCGATACACGCGGCGTTACTACCATTACGCTGAATCGCCCCGACCATCACAACGCAATGGATCGTGCGTTCATCGATGAATTCACGGCCACACTGAGTCATCTTTTTTCCAGCAACACCCGCATATTGATCATCAGAGCCACTGGCAAGAACTTCTGCGCCGGTGCCGACATCAACTGGATGAAAGCCTCGGTCAAGCTTAGTCCCGAGCAAAACGCCGCCGATGCCATGGCATTGTCAAACATGCTCGATGCCTTGAACTCGTTCGACCGCCCGACCATTGCCCGCGTTAGTGGAGCCGCCCTGGGTGGCGGCACCGGCCTGGTGTGCTGCTGCGATATCGTCGTTGCCGATGAAACCGCTCAATTTGGTTTCTCAGAGGTTCGCCTCGGCATCATCCCTGCCACCATCAGTCCCTATGCCATTGCTGCGATTGGGCCACGAGTCGCCAGACGCTACTTTCTGACCGGCGAACGCATCGACGCTGTCGAGGCCTACCGAATTCGACTGATCCATGATGTCTGCTCCAGCGACAATATGGACCGCCGGGTTAACGAGAAGGTCAGCGCGTTACTGGCAGGTGGTGCGATGGCTCAAGGCGCCTCCAAGAAACTGATCGCCGACGTCACCGGCAAACCCATCGACGAACAACTCAGAACCACCCTTAGCCAGCGACTGGCACACATTCGTGCAGAGGACGAGGCTCAGGAAGGGCTCGCAGCATTTCTGGAAAAACGTCCCACCAGCTGGTCCAAGCAGTAG
- a CDS encoding 2-hydroxychromene-2-carboxylate isomerase has translation MSNCIDFYFDYSSPYGYLACERIEAIAAKSGCTVVWHPILLGAVFKITGQKPLTESPLRGDYAVRDFSRSAREHQLEYQHPAQFPIGAIAASRASLWLRDNSDPQLRAKTADFIHAIYRAYFSAGQDITDATVIAAVAGSLDIDSEALLLAIATQAVKDSLRIEIEQAISAGVFGSPTMIVNNEPFWGHDRLEQMERWISSGGW, from the coding sequence ATGAGCAACTGCATAGACTTCTATTTTGACTACTCTTCGCCCTACGGCTATCTTGCCTGTGAACGAATTGAAGCGATTGCCGCCAAATCCGGTTGCACGGTGGTTTGGCATCCGATATTGCTGGGTGCCGTTTTCAAGATCACCGGACAGAAGCCTCTGACTGAATCGCCTCTGAGAGGCGACTATGCTGTCAGAGATTTTTCTCGTTCAGCGCGGGAGCACCAGCTCGAGTATCAGCACCCTGCCCAGTTCCCTATTGGCGCAATCGCCGCCTCACGCGCTAGCTTATGGCTACGAGACAACAGCGACCCGCAATTAAGAGCCAAAACCGCAGACTTCATCCATGCGATTTATCGTGCCTATTTCAGTGCGGGCCAGGACATTACCGATGCCACCGTCATCGCGGCGGTAGCCGGTTCGCTAGACATCGATTCTGAGGCGCTACTACTGGCCATCGCAACACAAGCGGTCAAGGACTCTTTGCGCATTGAAATCGAGCAGGCAATTTCTGCAGGTGTTTTTGGTTCTCCCACCATGATTGTCAACAATGAGCCTTTCTGGGGACACGACCGACTGGAACAAATGGAACGCTGGATCAGCAGTGGTGGCTGGTAA
- a CDS encoding acetyl-CoA C-acyltransferase, with protein MPTDPIVIVEAARTPMGGFQGDLSPVSATELGAVSIRAILERTGINVEEIDEVIMGCVLPAGLGQAPARQASLAAGLPDSVGCSTVNKMCGSGMKATMFAHDQLLAGTNKIVVAGGFESMSNAPYLLPKAREGLRMGHGEVKDHMFLDGLEDAYETGKLMGHFAELTATHYQFTREAQDAFAITSLQRARQAIESGAFSREIAPVTVKSRKGDTQILHDEQPPKANLERIPGLRAAFAKDGTVTAANASSISDGSAAMLLMRESEAERRGLTPRARILAHATHAQAPAWFTTAPVYAMEKLLAKIGRQASDIDLYEINEAFAVVTMAAMHELKLPHEKVNVHGGACALGHPIGASGARILVTLLHALEHHSLSLGMASLCIGGGEATAVAIERVI; from the coding sequence ATGCCCACCGACCCCATCGTCATCGTAGAAGCCGCCCGCACCCCGATGGGGGGATTCCAGGGAGACCTGTCGCCGGTTTCAGCAACCGAGCTGGGTGCCGTCAGCATTCGGGCAATACTGGAACGTACCGGCATCAACGTCGAGGAGATTGACGAAGTCATCATGGGCTGCGTTCTGCCTGCCGGTCTTGGCCAGGCGCCGGCCCGCCAGGCATCTCTGGCAGCCGGCTTGCCCGACTCTGTTGGTTGTTCAACGGTTAACAAAATGTGTGGTTCTGGCATGAAGGCCACCATGTTCGCTCATGACCAGCTGCTGGCTGGCACCAACAAGATTGTGGTGGCAGGTGGTTTTGAAAGCATGAGCAATGCTCCCTACCTACTTCCCAAGGCCCGGGAAGGTTTGCGTATGGGGCACGGCGAGGTCAAAGATCATATGTTCCTCGACGGCCTGGAAGATGCCTACGAGACTGGCAAGTTGATGGGCCACTTCGCCGAGCTCACGGCCACTCATTATCAATTTACACGTGAAGCTCAGGATGCCTTTGCCATCACATCGTTGCAACGTGCTCGACAGGCAATTGAGTCTGGCGCGTTTTCCCGCGAAATTGCGCCGGTTACCGTCAAGAGTCGCAAAGGCGACACACAGATTTTGCACGATGAGCAACCGCCCAAGGCCAACCTGGAACGCATACCCGGACTGCGCGCCGCCTTTGCCAAGGACGGTACCGTCACCGCTGCCAACGCCAGCTCCATATCCGATGGCTCTGCAGCCATGCTACTGATGCGTGAGTCCGAAGCCGAGCGACGCGGCCTGACGCCACGAGCCCGCATTCTGGCACACGCGACCCATGCGCAGGCACCCGCCTGGTTCACCACGGCACCGGTCTATGCGATGGAAAAATTACTGGCAAAAATAGGCCGACAAGCCAGTGATATCGACCTGTATGAGATCAACGAAGCCTTCGCTGTCGTCACCATGGCCGCCATGCACGAACTCAAACTGCCGCATGAGAAGGTTAACGTTCATGGCGGTGCCTGTGCTCTGGGCCATCCCATTGGTGCCTCAGGTGCGCGCATTCTGGTTACCTTGTTGCACGCACTCGAACATCATTCGCTATCTCTGGGCATGGCCTCTCTGTGTATCGGTGGCGGCGAAGCAACAGCAGTTGCAATAGAGAGAGTCATATGA
- a CDS encoding glycoside hydrolase family 16 protein: MAYAIDAPQDPRGTEVAQSTVKWEWASVPGAAHYEISIDGNYEGITRDPQYFSRNLWQGDHSMQVRAIEANGTSSVSTNTVKITVNSQFNASSVSRSTVIGGTQQAASSNNNSVVPVSRNASSGFTAPGDGRGTEDGNGSIVWSWGSVEGASTYEVTVDGAYAGETSELLYTSSNLWVGEHSLTVKAVDANGLKSVQSETFKANVTTLGNGRSSSGVLLSDSTAPPPEQIVGDESASSVQSLIDPASYNYSETSQKSGYELVFSDEFNGTALNPYRWHSQLRWDGEFNGERYEYRVINGEDQFYVNVLSPDSAHTEKVVPVYNPFQFNGSTLSIRAAKNPLQTNTNKRTYGSLDEMSAQQTFLSGAISTHEKFSQKYGYFEARIKIPSHVGTFPAFWLFHENRAWEGTQRTEIDIMENLGHAPWYIYNSFHYFKNVTATYSGDANFIKPSPSGQVYTGKDYSEDYHVYAVDWTPGTVVWYIDGVETSRMVNNEANFEELYVMLNLAMGGNWTNFPANSGGLGRDSNNRYPNANDLVEFSNPALEIDYVRVYKKQ; the protein is encoded by the coding sequence GTGGCTTACGCTATCGATGCCCCACAGGATCCTCGCGGTACTGAGGTAGCCCAATCTACTGTCAAATGGGAGTGGGCCAGTGTTCCTGGTGCTGCTCACTATGAGATCTCCATCGACGGTAACTACGAGGGTATTACTCGAGATCCTCAATATTTCAGTCGTAACCTCTGGCAGGGCGATCACTCCATGCAAGTGCGTGCGATCGAAGCCAACGGCACCTCTTCAGTGAGCACCAATACGGTCAAGATCACTGTCAATAGCCAGTTCAACGCCTCATCTGTCAGCCGCAGTACTGTCATTGGTGGAACTCAGCAGGCAGCCAGCAGCAACAACAACAGTGTGGTACCCGTCTCACGCAACGCTAGCAGTGGCTTTACAGCTCCTGGTGATGGTCGTGGCACCGAAGACGGTAATGGCTCGATCGTCTGGAGCTGGGGCAGCGTAGAGGGCGCCAGCACTTACGAAGTCACCGTTGATGGTGCTTATGCTGGCGAAACTTCAGAATTGCTATATACCAGCAGCAACCTCTGGGTTGGCGAGCATTCACTGACAGTCAAGGCGGTTGACGCCAATGGCCTCAAATCTGTTCAGTCAGAGACCTTCAAGGCCAATGTAACAACTCTTGGAAACGGCAGAAGCAGCAGCGGCGTTCTCTTGAGTGACTCTACTGCGCCACCACCGGAACAGATAGTGGGCGACGAGAGTGCATCCAGTGTGCAAAGCCTGATCGACCCGGCTTCATACAATTATTCGGAAACATCACAGAAGAGTGGCTACGAGCTGGTTTTCAGTGATGAGTTCAACGGTACTGCTCTGAACCCTTACCGTTGGCATTCGCAGCTGCGTTGGGACGGTGAGTTCAATGGCGAGCGTTACGAATATCGCGTCATCAATGGCGAAGATCAGTTCTATGTCAACGTGCTCAGTCCCGATTCTGCACATACCGAGAAAGTGGTCCCGGTTTATAATCCTTTCCAGTTCAATGGCTCAACGCTTTCTATTCGTGCCGCCAAGAATCCTTTGCAGACCAATACCAACAAGCGTACTTACGGTTCTCTGGACGAAATGTCTGCACAGCAGACCTTCCTTTCCGGCGCAATCTCAACACATGAGAAGTTCAGCCAGAAGTACGGCTACTTTGAAGCTCGAATCAAGATTCCAAGTCATGTAGGTACATTCCCGGCTTTCTGGCTGTTCCATGAAAACCGTGCATGGGAAGGTACACAGCGTACTGAAATCGACATCATGGAAAACCTGGGTCATGCACCTTGGTATATCTACAATTCATTCCATTATTTCAAGAACGTGACTGCAACCTACAGCGGTGATGCCAACTTCATCAAGCCTTCTCCCAGTGGTCAGGTGTACACCGGTAAAGACTACAGCGAGGACTATCATGTCTATGCTGTTGACTGGACTCCAGGCACTGTCGTTTGGTACATCGATGGCGTAGAGACAAGTCGAATGGTCAACAACGAGGCAAACTTCGAAGAACTGTACGTCATGCTCAACCTGGCCATGGGTGGTAACTGGACCAACTTCCCAGCTAACTCGGGTGGTCTGGGACGTGATTCCAACAATCGTTACCCTAATGCCAATGATCTGGTTGAGTTCTCCAATCCTGCACTTGAGATCGACTACGTTCGCGTCTACAAGAAGCAGTAA
- a CDS encoding EAL domain-containing protein, producing MARTRCLFLREPQLLKNGINVQMLIRGGVLGQGSDRVALKDERLIYRACSMAFALSVGRGSPDEVIGRTDFDLFSGEIAREQMALDSQAIFSAQADISAIRLDSLARDEGQVQAMIVRTPIITSDNKVRGIDIRLIGGPQLNLPNSAVTIDYQTLVNDGIQGSLIIDRTTILFANDMAARVLGYPSAQALMENGQVSELFSAQELQRATRMALTDQISAVRAEEQRINLQAQSQTGSLVRLIARVTQVQWGQTQATLLSFVDVAITQQPQNVALAMRAGELKKQLAEMQRIRANEQRYRHYASAAADFFWELDAKLTFRVASDGLARVLGITRENIVGRTIDQLLDHPANINTESHWAGHLKQLRACRPFRDFEFRWSVGGETRVVRYSGIPVFNQAREFVGYRGVGCDVTASVRQAETTAYHASHDALTGLVNRRSFESTVQEALVASRLTRQAHALCFMDLDSFKIVNDTCGHQAGDELLRQLTQLFDSLVRKSDVLARLGGDEFGVLLYKCGVPEALKLANQIRHEVENFQFLWHENRFTIGVSVGLVVVDDRWESIQSLFGAVDSACYIAKNEGRNRVVVYREGEGNASNRKVSTHWVEEINAALETGRLRLACQRIMPLNKASDGLRFEMLLRLELPNGELIVPQAFLPSAERYGLVSALDERAIELTLSWLSANSELLHNIRHVSINLSAGSFTDAQFCQRLVKSIASSPVPASKLCFEIAETAAITNLSKVSAFMHELSAIGCRFGIDDFGSGLSSFAYLRKLPVDFLKIDGLLIKDILDDETDFTLVKAISDISKSLGKRTVAEFIESPQLLDAVREIGIDFGQGFHLGEPELIS from the coding sequence GTGGCCAGAACGAGATGCCTGTTTCTCCGTGAACCTCAGTTGCTCAAGAATGGAATCAATGTGCAGATGCTGATTCGGGGTGGCGTCCTTGGGCAAGGTAGCGACCGAGTTGCCCTCAAGGACGAACGCCTGATCTATCGTGCATGTTCAATGGCTTTCGCTCTCAGCGTCGGTCGCGGGTCGCCTGACGAAGTCATTGGCAGAACCGATTTTGATCTGTTTTCCGGTGAAATTGCCCGTGAGCAGATGGCTCTGGACAGTCAGGCCATATTTTCCGCGCAGGCTGACATCAGCGCAATCCGTCTTGATTCCCTTGCTCGTGACGAGGGGCAGGTGCAAGCCATGATTGTGCGGACACCGATCATTACGAGTGATAACAAGGTTCGTGGCATCGATATCCGGTTGATCGGCGGCCCGCAACTGAACTTGCCGAACTCCGCGGTTACCATCGACTATCAGACCCTTGTCAACGATGGTATCCAGGGCAGCCTGATCATTGATCGCACCACGATACTGTTCGCCAACGACATGGCTGCACGGGTGCTCGGTTATCCCAGCGCTCAGGCTCTGATGGAAAATGGGCAGGTCAGTGAGTTGTTCAGTGCTCAAGAGTTGCAGCGTGCGACTCGTATGGCGCTCACTGATCAGATCTCTGCGGTGCGTGCTGAAGAACAGCGCATCAATTTGCAGGCGCAATCGCAAACCGGCAGTCTGGTGCGGTTGATTGCCCGAGTCACGCAAGTACAGTGGGGGCAAACGCAAGCCACTCTTCTGTCTTTCGTCGATGTGGCAATTACTCAGCAACCACAAAATGTCGCACTGGCCATGCGGGCTGGTGAATTGAAAAAACAACTGGCAGAAATGCAGCGCATTCGCGCCAATGAACAACGTTACCGGCATTATGCAAGTGCGGCTGCCGATTTTTTCTGGGAGCTGGATGCCAAACTGACTTTTCGAGTGGCATCGGACGGTCTGGCACGTGTGCTGGGTATTACGCGCGAAAATATTGTCGGTCGAACAATCGACCAACTGCTGGATCATCCAGCCAATATCAATACAGAGTCCCATTGGGCTGGGCATTTGAAACAGTTGCGTGCTTGCCGGCCTTTTCGTGATTTTGAATTCCGATGGTCTGTGGGTGGCGAAACTCGCGTTGTACGTTATAGCGGTATTCCGGTCTTCAATCAGGCGCGCGAATTTGTTGGTTACCGGGGTGTCGGGTGCGATGTGACCGCCTCGGTTCGCCAGGCTGAGACAACGGCCTATCATGCCAGTCACGATGCACTGACAGGTCTGGTGAATCGGCGTAGTTTTGAGAGTACGGTGCAAGAAGCCCTGGTCGCTTCCCGGTTGACGCGACAGGCACACGCCCTGTGCTTCATGGATCTGGACTCCTTCAAGATCGTCAACGATACCTGCGGTCATCAGGCAGGCGATGAGCTGTTGCGTCAGCTGACTCAGCTATTTGACTCTCTGGTGCGAAAAAGTGACGTATTGGCTCGATTGGGTGGCGATGAATTTGGTGTGCTGCTATATAAGTGTGGTGTTCCTGAAGCGCTCAAACTGGCGAATCAGATTCGGCACGAAGTCGAGAATTTTCAGTTTCTCTGGCACGAGAACCGCTTCACGATCGGTGTCAGTGTGGGGCTGGTGGTGGTGGATGATCGATGGGAGAGCATCCAGTCCCTGTTCGGTGCCGTTGATTCAGCCTGCTATATCGCCAAGAACGAAGGCCGTAATCGAGTCGTTGTCTACCGGGAAGGCGAGGGCAATGCGAGCAATCGCAAAGTGTCGACCCATTGGGTAGAGGAAATCAACGCCGCTCTGGAGACGGGGCGGCTGCGCCTGGCCTGTCAGAGAATCATGCCGTTGAACAAGGCTTCTGACGGATTGCGATTCGAAATGCTGTTGCGATTGGAGTTGCCTAATGGAGAGTTGATCGTGCCGCAGGCCTTTCTACCCTCCGCTGAGCGCTATGGGCTGGTTTCGGCGCTGGACGAGAGAGCAATAGAATTGACGTTGAGCTGGCTCAGTGCCAATTCGGAGTTGCTGCATAACATTCGACACGTCTCCATCAACTTGTCAGCAGGCTCCTTCACGGATGCGCAGTTTTGCCAGCGACTGGTCAAGTCAATTGCCAGCAGTCCAGTGCCGGCCAGTAAGCTGTGTTTCGAAATTGCCGAAACTGCCGCCATAACCAATCTGTCAAAGGTCAGCGCCTTCATGCATGAGCTGTCTGCAATTGGTTGCCGTTTCGGTATTGACGACTTCGGCTCAGGTTTGTCCTCCTTTGCCTATCTTAGAAAATTACCCGTCGATTTTCTGAAAATAGACGGTTTGTTGATCAAGGATATTCTGGATGACGAGACTGATTTCACCCTGGTAAAAGCCATCAGCGATATCAGCAAATCGCTCGGAAAACGCACCGTTGCCGAATTTATCGAGTCACCACAGCTGCTGGATGCTGTTAGGGAAATAGGTATTGACTTTGGCCAGGGTTTCCATTTGGGTGAGCCAGAATTAATTTCCTGA
- a CDS encoding FAD-dependent oxidoreductase produces the protein MQNRKLLISVLVILVAGFFFFDIGRFFSLEYLKNEQAALATFYEQQPLLVIAIFFFGYIAVTALSLPGAAILTLAAGAQFGLLTGTVIVSFASTIGATLAFLVSRYLLRDTIESRFGDKLKTFNRNIEKDGAFYLFTVRLVPVFPFFLVNLVMGLTPLKTGVFYIVSQIGMLAGTLVFVNAGTQLAKIDSLSGILSPGLIFSFALLGIFPLVAKKVIDMIKAGKRFEGYTKPQKFDQDIVVLGAGSGGLVSAYIGAVVKAKVTLIEKAQMGGDCLNTGCVPSKALIRSGKLMHNIKNSEKYGIQNASGEVDFAKTMQRVHDVIAKIEPHDSVERYSSLGVNVIQGEGRITSPWTVEVNGQTLTTRNIIIATGGSPFVPPIPGLDKVNYLTSHNLWELKTHPKRLVVLGGGPIGCELTQSFRRLGSEVVQVEQAPQIMGREDPDVAEMIRQRFVNEGVQVMVNTKAVSVELNGDEKSLVCEANGETIKVPFDEIIIAVGRKANTSGFGLEELKISLNKNGTVATNEYLQTDFPNIYAVGDVAGPYQFTHVAAHQAWYAAVNSLFGMFKKFRADYRVIPWATFTDPEVARVGLNESDAKEQNIAYELTTYGIDDLDRAIADSSDYGVVKVLTKPGKDKILGVTIVGEHAGDLIAEYVLAMKHGLGLNKILGTIHIYPTLSEANKYAAGEWKRAHQPEKLLAWVEKFHTWRRG, from the coding sequence ATGCAGAACCGCAAGCTACTTATCTCAGTCCTGGTCATTTTAGTGGCAGGTTTTTTCTTTTTCGATATCGGGCGGTTTTTCAGCCTCGAGTATCTGAAAAACGAACAGGCGGCACTGGCTACATTCTATGAGCAACAGCCACTACTGGTCATAGCCATTTTCTTCTTTGGCTATATTGCAGTGACAGCACTGTCACTGCCGGGCGCCGCCATTCTGACTTTGGCAGCCGGGGCTCAATTCGGTCTGCTCACAGGCACCGTGATTGTCTCCTTCGCCTCGACCATTGGAGCCACTCTTGCATTTTTAGTGTCACGCTACCTGCTTAGAGACACGATTGAGAGCCGTTTTGGCGACAAACTCAAGACCTTCAATCGAAACATCGAAAAGGACGGCGCTTTCTATCTGTTCACAGTACGCCTGGTCCCCGTCTTCCCCTTCTTTCTAGTGAACCTTGTCATGGGACTCACGCCACTGAAAACCGGTGTTTTTTACATCGTAAGCCAGATCGGCATGCTCGCAGGAACACTCGTATTCGTTAACGCCGGCACACAATTGGCGAAAATCGACAGCCTGAGCGGCATATTGTCTCCGGGCCTGATTTTCTCCTTTGCTTTGTTAGGCATTTTTCCACTTGTTGCAAAAAAGGTAATCGACATGATCAAGGCCGGCAAACGGTTTGAAGGCTATACCAAACCGCAGAAATTCGACCAGGACATCGTAGTACTGGGAGCCGGCTCAGGCGGACTCGTAAGTGCCTATATAGGCGCCGTGGTCAAGGCCAAGGTGACGCTGATTGAAAAAGCTCAGATGGGCGGTGACTGTCTCAACACCGGCTGTGTGCCTTCCAAGGCGCTGATCCGCAGTGGCAAACTGATGCACAACATCAAGAACAGCGAAAAATACGGCATCCAGAATGCCAGTGGCGAGGTCGATTTCGCCAAGACCATGCAGCGTGTTCACGATGTCATTGCCAAAATCGAACCTCACGACTCGGTCGAGCGTTATTCCAGCCTGGGTGTCAATGTGATTCAAGGCGAAGGCCGTATCACATCCCCGTGGACTGTCGAGGTCAACGGCCAGACTCTAACGACACGCAACATCATCATCGCTACCGGTGGTTCACCGTTTGTGCCTCCCATTCCGGGCCTGGACAAGGTGAACTATCTGACATCACACAACCTCTGGGAGCTGAAAACTCATCCCAAGCGCCTGGTTGTTCTTGGTGGCGGCCCTATCGGTTGCGAACTGACACAGTCATTCCGACGACTCGGCAGTGAAGTGGTACAGGTTGAACAGGCCCCACAAATCATGGGTCGTGAGGATCCGGACGTGGCCGAAATGATTCGTCAGCGATTTGTGAACGAAGGCGTGCAGGTGATGGTCAACACCAAGGCGGTGTCTGTGGAGCTCAACGGCGACGAGAAATCACTGGTGTGCGAAGCTAATGGCGAAACCATCAAGGTCCCGTTTGATGAAATCATCATCGCTGTCGGGCGCAAGGCCAACACCTCCGGGTTCGGTCTTGAAGAGCTGAAAATCAGTCTCAACAAGAACGGCACAGTTGCCACCAATGAGTATCTGCAAACCGACTTCCCGAACATCTATGCAGTCGGTGATGTAGCTGGCCCTTACCAGTTCACCCATGTCGCCGCTCATCAGGCCTGGTATGCAGCTGTCAACTCCCTGTTCGGCATGTTCAAGAAGTTTCGAGCCGACTACCGGGTCATTCCCTGGGCAACTTTCACCGATCCGGAGGTTGCTCGTGTAGGACTGAACGAGTCCGACGCTAAAGAGCAGAATATTGCCTACGAACTGACCACTTACGGTATCGACGATCTGGACAGAGCCATTGCCGACAGTAGCGATTATGGTGTCGTAAAAGTCCTGACCAAACCGGGTAAAGACAAAATTCTGGGCGTCACGATTGTCGGTGAACACGCTGGCGACCTGATTGCCGAATATGTACTGGCCATGAAACACGGCTTGGGGCTGAACAAGATTCTTGGCACCATACACATCTACCCCACCCTCTCAGAGGCCAATAAATACGCGGCAGGCGAGTGGAAACGAGCCCACCAACCTGAAAAGCTGCTGGCCTGGGTTGAAAAGTTTCACACCTGGCGTCGAGGCTGA
- the recJ gene encoding single-stranded-DNA-specific exonuclease RecJ: MVSTSKALAVHIIERAVPELPVVLHSNALVHRLLAARGVTDVAELDFSPADLPRPDLLPDIDKAVTRLLQARDQGERLLVVGDYDCDGATSTTVALLGLRMLGFEHIDFLIPSRFKFGYGLSPAIVDVAQELHQPAVILTVDNGVASVEGVETARHWGIDVVVTDHHLAPEILPLATAIVNPNVPGSTFPAKNLAGVGVIFYVLLAMRRQLAEQGDAHGKARLADLLDLVAIGTVADVVPLDRCNRILVEQGLRRIRSAHTRPGVLALMQVAGKDPATISTQDIGFGIGPRLNAAGRLDDMSVGVRCLMATSESSAMPLASSLNDLNQRRRTIEQDMRESAEEQLLNMDINGLEQNDSFSVCLMDEDWHEGVIGILAGRIKESLHRPCVVFAGGDGDNLKGSARSIKGVHIRDVLQSIATLHPGMIEKFGGHAMAAGLSLPRASFELFRGYFEETVRQAMGGRLVEREYEVDGTLDCDERNLDNARLLENLMPWGQGFEAPLFAGNFIIASQREVGDGKHLKLTLEDPQNHASVDAIAFNCVAVASPGEEVRLVYSLEMNTWRDRQQVQLRVHHLEAVVLR; encoded by the coding sequence ATGGTCAGTACAAGCAAAGCATTGGCGGTTCACATCATCGAGCGAGCCGTGCCCGAGTTGCCGGTCGTGCTGCACTCCAATGCATTGGTGCATCGCTTGCTGGCGGCACGCGGTGTTACGGATGTCGCCGAGCTGGACTTTTCACCGGCGGATCTGCCGCGACCAGACTTGTTGCCTGATATCGACAAGGCGGTTACACGACTGCTTCAGGCGCGTGATCAGGGTGAACGTCTGCTGGTAGTGGGTGACTACGATTGCGATGGTGCGACGAGCACCACCGTTGCCTTGCTGGGTTTGCGAATGCTGGGTTTTGAACACATCGATTTTCTCATACCCAGTCGTTTCAAGTTTGGCTACGGCCTGTCACCCGCCATTGTCGATGTTGCTCAGGAACTGCACCAGCCGGCTGTGATCCTGACCGTCGATAATGGTGTTGCCTCGGTTGAAGGTGTTGAAACGGCAAGGCACTGGGGAATTGATGTCGTTGTCACTGATCATCATCTGGCCCCTGAAATCTTGCCGCTTGCGACAGCCATCGTTAATCCGAATGTGCCTGGTTCTACCTTTCCGGCGAAGAATCTGGCAGGTGTGGGCGTTATTTTCTATGTCCTGCTGGCCATGCGTCGCCAGCTGGCAGAGCAGGGCGATGCGCATGGCAAGGCGCGCCTGGCAGATCTGCTGGATCTGGTTGCGATCGGCACGGTTGCCGATGTGGTGCCGCTGGATCGCTGTAACCGGATACTGGTTGAGCAGGGTTTGCGACGTATTCGAAGCGCTCATACTCGTCCGGGTGTACTGGCATTGATGCAGGTAGCTGGCAAGGATCCCGCCACTATCTCAACGCAGGATATCGGCTTTGGCATTGGCCCGCGGTTGAATGCAGCGGGCAGGCTGGACGATATGTCCGTTGGAGTGCGTTGTCTGATGGCCACTTCAGAATCGAGCGCCATGCCGCTGGCAAGCTCGCTCAATGATCTGAACCAGCGGCGCCGTACCATCGAACAGGACATGCGTGAGTCTGCAGAAGAGCAATTGCTGAATATGGACATCAACGGCTTGGAACAGAACGACTCGTTCTCGGTATGCCTGATGGATGAGGACTGGCATGAAGGCGTCATTGGTATTCTGGCCGGGCGTATCAAAGAGAGCCTGCATCGGCCCTGTGTCGTCTTCGCAGGGGGTGATGGTGACAATCTGAAAGGCTCGGCTCGCTCGATCAAAGGCGTGCATATCCGCGATGTGTTGCAATCGATCGCGACTCTTCATCCGGGCATGATAGAAAAGTTCGGAGGTCACGCCATGGCTGCCGGCCTGAGTCTGCCGCGAGCCAGTTTTGAGCTGTTTCGTGGCTATTTTGAAGAAACCGTACGTCAGGCCATGGGTGGGCGTCTGGTCGAGCGTGAATATGAGGTCGATGGCACTCTGGATTGTGACGAACGTAACCTGGACAATGCCCGCTTGCTGGAGAACCTGATGCCGTGGGGGCAGGGGTTCGAGGCTCCCTTGTTTGCCGGGAATTTCATTATCGCCAGTCAGCGTGAAGTGGGTGATGGCAAACACCTGAAATTGACGTTGGAAGACCCGCAGAATCACGCCAGCGTGGATGCGATCGCCTTCAATTGCGTTGCTGTGGCCTCCCCTGGGGAGGAGGTCAGGCTTGTCTACTCTCTGGAGATGAATACCTGGCGTGATCGTCAACAGGTTCAGCTACGAGTGCATCATCTGGAAGCGGTCGTATTGCGGTAA